The stretch of DNA GTGAGTATTTCGGCAAAACTATAGTAATTATAAGTCCATCCTTTAACCGACAAGTTGTTTTCGTCATCCACATTCGCTTCTAAACTAAATGAACAGTCTGTTTCGAAGCCATTTATAGTGATGTAAAAATAGGTTTCCAATTCATCGCAAACCGCTAAAGGACTCAACGCAATAGGCGTATCTGAAAAGTCAATGGGTACGGGGAAACTTGTTCTTTTATTCTTGGAGTCTATGATGCTGAGTTTGCCTTGAGTTGCCTCACATACATTTGCCACAAATTCAAAAGTGCCATTTTCCTGCAAAGGGTAGAAAGAAGAAACAATACTATTCAATTCAAATTTGACATCTCCATTTTCAACAGCATTTCCGTCACAATCCACACCAGAGCCACTGACCGTCACAAAATTACTGTCTGCGGACTGCACTACAATTGTTTCCAATTCAGTATCGCTTGCATAAGGGCCCAATTCTTCTTCCCACAAAATTTCTCCACACACACTTAAAATAGAAAGCGTAAAAGCCGTATTTGCAGGGAAATTATAAAACTCAAATTCGCCACTATCGTCCAAAAAACCACCTACTTGTGCTATTCCTTCAATGTCGACCAAGACCTCCAAATAAGGAATTTCCATATCTTCTTCATTCATTCTGACAAAAACTTTCCCTCTAACCGAAATAGGATTTGTTTTTATATCCACATTCCAAGAACTAAAATGCCCAACTTCTCCCACATAAAAACCATTCTCCAATGCTGCAGTACCTTCCTCTACCCATGTTCCCAAATTTTCGTCAAACGACCAAAGCGGAATCGTTGGAGGAGCTTGGTTTAAAATTTCGGCAGGAACGGGAAAAGAAAGCGTGGTAGATATTCCTTCTTTGAGCTGCAATTCCTTCCCATTTCCTGCCAATAATTCCACATTCAGCATCCCAAAAGTGCCCAAAGCTACGGGTTTACCCTCTTTGTCTATCCCACTCAAATCTCCTACCATTCTGGAGGCCAAATCCTCGGCAGTTGGATCAATCCAAGACATCACAACCTCTACATCTCCTGTATAGTCTTCGCCATTTTCATATCGAACACTGTTGGCGTTTAGTTGCACTTTTGCAGAACTCGAAACATCTTGCAGTGTTCCGCCTTCGATTGCAGAAATCGAACCAATGATGTTTTTATCCAAGAGTTTGATTTTGGTGTAGTTGTAGCTATTTTTGGTCAAACTCATTTTGCGAAAAGCATCAAACATTCCAGATTGCGCCACTTTCAGTAAAGCACCTTCTTTCAAGACCATGACATTGGAGTAGAGGAAATTTCCTTGTGCATCCGTTGTTGTGGTTTTGATGCCTCTTATTGTTTGCAGTGAAACTTCACTGTTCGCTACGGGATTGTCGTTTTCATCCACCACCAAGCCAAAAATGCTAGTCACCACTATTTCGCGGGAAGTCGGTGTGGTGAAAGGTTCTGTGCCATTGAG from Chitinophagales bacterium encodes:
- a CDS encoding astroprincin family protein — protein: MNSFAFTSKTLLFLLLFISTTAIFHSCLKEQNFIDTPLTPLNGTEPFTTPTSREIVVTSIFGLVVDENDNPVANSEVSLQTIRGIKTTTTDAQGNFLYSNVMVLKEGALLKVAQSGMFDAFRKMSLTKNSYNYTKIKLLDKNIIGSISAIEGGTLQDVSSSAKVQLNANSVRYENGEDYTGDVEVVMSWIDPTAEDLASRMVGDLSGIDKEGKPVALGTFGMLNVELLAGNGKELQLKEGISTTLSFPVPAEILNQAPPTIPLWSFDENLGTWVEEGTAALENGFYVGEVGHFSSWNVDIKTNPISVRGKVFVRMNEEDMEIPYLEVLVDIEGIAQVGGFLDDSGEFEFYNFPANTAFTLSILSVCGEILWEEELGPYASDTELETIVVQSADSNFVTVSGSGVDCDGNAVENGDVKFELNSIVSSFYPLQENGTFEFVANVCEATQGKLSIIDSKNKRTSFPVPIDFSDTPIALSPLAVCDELETYFYITINGFETDCSFSLEANVDDENNLSVKGWTYNYYSFAEILTENVVGVGIYPQTTLSLFDYDVFSEYEVLLEITEFGQNPGNVIQGKFYGNYPIVGEFKAIVQ